A genome region from Armatimonadota bacterium includes the following:
- a CDS encoding cyclase family protein, with the protein MKAFDLSRCRVLDLSQNFSMDSPPFAYYEGPKITWVKKMAFEGVNAQHISTTNHIATHLDSPLHFNDPGPDVAGIPIETLVGPACVVDLQQFGIGDYDIYGPEHFEAWEKKYNLKIEKGDILVIHTGYHAYYNEDWSPHTKERHPDARADLPRAFLRHPGPRAEFCQWVLDRGIRWMAIDAISTDHPFNTKVRDARRDLIPEVEKKIKMPMDEAFPWPRDYQATHTMLFPKGVFHVENVGGHIDLILDQKVWVGCFPFRFKGGEAAFCRFVAFVEA; encoded by the coding sequence ATGAAGGCGTTCGATCTCAGCCGGTGCCGTGTCCTCGACCTCAGCCAGAACTTCAGCATGGATTCCCCGCCCTTCGCCTACTACGAAGGACCGAAGATCACCTGGGTGAAGAAGATGGCCTTCGAAGGCGTCAACGCCCAGCACATCAGCACGACGAACCACATCGCCACGCACCTCGATTCTCCGCTGCACTTCAACGACCCCGGGCCCGATGTGGCCGGCATCCCCATCGAGACGCTGGTCGGCCCGGCCTGCGTCGTGGACCTGCAGCAGTTCGGGATCGGCGACTACGACATCTACGGCCCCGAGCACTTCGAGGCGTGGGAGAAGAAGTACAACCTCAAGATCGAGAAGGGAGACATCCTGGTTATCCACACCGGCTACCACGCCTACTACAACGAGGACTGGTCCCCCCATACGAAGGAACGCCACCCGGACGCCCGGGCCGATCTCCCGCGGGCCTTCCTCCGTCATCCCGGCCCCCGGGCCGAGTTCTGTCAGTGGGTCCTGGACCGCGGCATCCGCTGGATGGCCATCGACGCCATCAGCACCGATCATCCCTTCAACACCAAGGTGCGGGACGCGCGGCGCGACCTGATCCCCGAGGTGGAGAAGAAGATCAAGATGCCCATGGACGAGGCTTTCCCCTGGCCGCGGGACTACCAGGCCACCCACACGATGCTCTTCCCCAAAGGGGTCTTCCACGTCGAAAACGTGGGCGGACACATCGACCTGATCCTCGATCAGAAGGTCTGGGTGGGCTGCTTCCCCTTCCGCTTCAAGGGCGGGGAGGCGGCCTTCTGCCGCTTCGTGGCCTTCGTGGAGGCCTGA
- a CDS encoding ABC transporter permease codes for MLRLLRRHPLGAGGLFVILLLLVLALLAPWVAPYNPVANDFSAMFRPPSLRHWGGTDAFGRDVLSRVIYGARTALVVGFGASLLGSTAGAVIGVASAYFGGRTDLLVQRLVDVLLSFPIIIVALAIVSIIGTGTDKLIVAIALSFVPRVERVVRGSALGVRAMTYIEAAQAIGAGPWRVIFRHMAPNVMAPYLVMLTASLGQAILLESSLSFLGLGVSEPTPAWGLMLRGAAVDFATRAPWMAIFPGLAITITVLSFNVLGDALRDAFDPRLRT; via the coding sequence GTGCTGCGCCTGCTCCGCCGTCACCCCCTGGGGGCGGGCGGGTTGTTCGTGATCCTCCTGCTCCTGGTCCTGGCCCTCCTCGCCCCCTGGGTGGCCCCCTATAATCCCGTGGCCAACGACTTCAGCGCGATGTTCCGGCCGCCCAGTCTCCGGCACTGGGGCGGCACCGACGCCTTCGGGCGCGACGTCCTCAGCCGGGTGATCTACGGCGCCCGCACCGCCCTGGTGGTGGGCTTCGGCGCGTCGCTGCTCGGGTCCACAGCCGGCGCGGTGATCGGCGTGGCCAGCGCCTACTTCGGCGGCCGGACGGACCTGCTGGTGCAGCGGCTGGTGGATGTTCTGCTCTCGTTTCCCATCATCATCGTCGCCCTGGCCATCGTCTCGATCATCGGCACGGGGACGGACAAGTTGATCGTGGCCATCGCGCTGTCCTTCGTCCCCCGGGTGGAGCGCGTGGTCCGGGGCAGCGCCCTGGGCGTGCGGGCGATGACCTACATCGAAGCGGCGCAGGCCATCGGTGCCGGTCCCTGGCGAGTCATCTTCCGCCACATGGCGCCGAACGTCATGGCGCCCTACCTGGTGATGCTCACGGCGTCCCTCGGACAGGCCATCCTCCTGGAGTCCTCGCTCTCCTTCCTCGGCCTCGGCGTCTCCGAGCCGACGCCCGCCTGGGGGCTGATGCTGCGCGGGGCGGCAGTGGACTTCGCCACCCGGGCGCCCTGGATGGCGATCTTCCCCGGTCTGGCCATCACCATCACCGTCCTGTCCTTCAACGTCCTGGGAGACGCGCTGCGCGACGCCTTCGATCCACGGCTGCGGACGTAG
- a CDS encoding ABC transporter permease, which produces MTRYVLTRLALMVPTLVTVAVLIFILVRIVPGDIVELRLVSGGSFVTPGVIEAERQRLGLNRPLSAQFLEWMVGIFRADLGTSMWSGNPVTQEIAIRLPLSLQLAVMATLIATALAIPLGTLAALYRGRWIDHVVQVISVAGLAVPSFWLGILFILFLLGVFRYLPPLTFTPLLENPRANLEQLIWPALAVGYRYSAVTTRMTRSALLEVLREDYVRTAWAKGLARRIIVRRHALRNALLPVITVIGLEFAFLIGGLVVTEQVFNLNGIGKLVVEAISQRDYTLIQGLMLLVALAYLLVNFLVDLIYAWLDPRITYQ; this is translated from the coding sequence ATGACCCGGTACGTACTCACGCGACTGGCCCTGATGGTTCCCACGCTGGTCACCGTGGCCGTGCTGATCTTCATCCTGGTCCGGATCGTCCCGGGAGACATCGTCGAGCTGCGGCTGGTCTCCGGAGGCAGCTTCGTCACCCCCGGTGTGATCGAAGCGGAGCGCCAGCGTCTGGGCCTGAACAGGCCCCTGTCGGCCCAGTTCCTGGAGTGGATGGTGGGGATCTTCCGGGCGGACCTGGGCACCTCGATGTGGTCCGGAAATCCCGTCACCCAGGAGATCGCCATCCGCCTGCCGCTGAGCCTGCAACTGGCGGTGATGGCCACCCTGATCGCCACGGCCCTGGCCATCCCCCTGGGCACCCTGGCCGCGCTGTATCGCGGCCGCTGGATCGACCACGTCGTGCAGGTGATCAGCGTGGCCGGACTGGCCGTCCCTTCCTTCTGGCTGGGGATCCTGTTCATCCTGTTCCTGCTGGGCGTCTTCCGCTACCTCCCTCCGCTCACCTTTACCCCGCTGCTGGAGAACCCGCGGGCGAACCTGGAGCAGCTCATCTGGCCGGCCCTGGCCGTGGGATATCGCTACTCAGCGGTGACGACCCGCATGACGCGGTCCGCCCTGCTGGAGGTCCTGCGGGAGGACTACGTCCGGACGGCGTGGGCGAAGGGGCTGGCCCGGCGGATCATCGTGCGTCGACACGCCCTGCGTAACGCGCTGCTGCCCGTGATCACCGTGATCGGTCTCGAGTTCGCTTTCCTCATCGGCGGCCTGGTGGTCACCGAACAGGTCTTCAACCTCAACGGCATCGGCAAGCTCGTCGTGGAGGCCATCAGCCAGCGCGACTACACGCTGATCCAGGGGCTGATGCTGCTGGTGGCCCTGGCCTACCTCCTGGTCAACTTCCTCGTCGACCTGATCTACGCGTGGCTCGATCCCCGCATCACCTACCAGTGA
- a CDS encoding ABC transporter substrate-binding protein: MAGAVGRVRAVRAVPGWLAIAVLVAAVLAPAAPAQQPRRGGTLVYISTAQPPSFDGHRETTFAMLHPVKPHYSYLVKFDTQNYPKVVGDLAESWTASRDGLTWTFKIRSGVKFHDGSTLTSRDIKATYDKIIFPKGDVVSARQAMYQSVRAVEAPDPQTVVFRLKYATPGFLEKLASPFNFVYKAEILERDPHWYERNIMGTGPFRFVEYVRGSHWVGRRFEDYYERGKPYLDGYRVLFIASRSAMLAAIKSGQALTEFRGVSPAELADILRSAGDKVAVGTSPWQCNNTVAINTKKKPFDDPRVRRALTLAIDRWGGSQALSEIAFVKPVGAMMLPGGAWAMSDAELARLAGYGRDIAQARQQARALLREAGVPEGFSFTLKNRDISMPYEAVGVYLVDQWRQIGLNVRHEQVEAGRYFADQRAGNYDLVVDFACDFIDDPDVQLLKFLSADVSPVNYGGYIDRQLDALYVRQSRTPDKAQRAALVHQFERRVLDEQAYAFYVLWWQRIIPYWKTLRGYKTTTNHYVEPDLAEYWLAE; encoded by the coding sequence ATGGCAGGAGCCGTGGGGAGAGTCCGGGCCGTCCGGGCGGTCCCGGGATGGCTGGCGATCGCGGTGCTGGTGGCGGCGGTTCTGGCCCCGGCCGCCCCGGCCCAGCAGCCTCGACGCGGCGGGACCCTGGTCTACATCTCGACCGCGCAACCGCCGTCCTTCGACGGTCACCGCGAGACGACCTTCGCGATGCTCCATCCCGTGAAACCGCACTACAGTTACCTGGTGAAGTTCGACACGCAGAACTACCCCAAGGTTGTCGGGGATCTGGCCGAGTCCTGGACGGCCTCCCGGGACGGCCTGACGTGGACCTTCAAGATCCGCAGCGGTGTGAAGTTCCACGACGGCTCGACGCTGACATCCCGCGACATCAAGGCCACCTACGACAAGATCATCTTCCCCAAGGGGGATGTGGTCAGCGCCCGCCAGGCGATGTATCAGAGCGTCCGGGCCGTCGAAGCCCCCGATCCGCAGACCGTGGTTTTCCGCCTGAAGTACGCCACGCCGGGGTTCCTGGAGAAGCTGGCCTCGCCCTTCAACTTTGTCTATAAGGCGGAGATCCTGGAGCGCGACCCGCACTGGTACGAACGCAACATCATGGGCACGGGCCCCTTCCGCTTCGTGGAGTACGTGCGGGGGTCGCACTGGGTGGGGCGGCGCTTCGAGGACTACTACGAACGGGGGAAGCCCTACCTGGACGGCTACCGGGTGCTGTTCATCGCCAGCCGCTCCGCGATGCTGGCCGCGATCAAGAGCGGCCAGGCCCTCACCGAGTTCCGCGGCGTCTCACCGGCGGAGCTGGCCGACATCCTGCGCAGCGCCGGCGACAAGGTCGCGGTGGGCACCTCGCCCTGGCAGTGCAACAACACCGTGGCCATCAACACCAAGAAGAAGCCCTTCGACGACCCCCGCGTGCGCCGGGCGCTGACCCTGGCCATCGACCGCTGGGGCGGGTCGCAGGCCCTTTCGGAGATCGCCTTCGTCAAACCGGTGGGGGCGATGATGCTTCCCGGCGGGGCCTGGGCGATGAGCGACGCCGAGCTCGCCCGGCTGGCCGGGTACGGCCGCGACATCGCGCAGGCGCGCCAGCAGGCGCGGGCGCTGCTGCGCGAGGCCGGGGTGCCGGAGGGCTTCTCCTTCACCCTGAAGAACCGCGACATCTCCATGCCCTATGAGGCGGTGGGCGTGTACCTCGTGGACCAGTGGCGCCAGATCGGCCTCAACGTCCGCCACGAACAGGTCGAAGCCGGCCGCTACTTCGCCGACCAGCGGGCCGGGAACTACGACCTGGTCGTGGATTTCGCCTGCGACTTCATCGACGATCCCGACGTGCAGCTGCTGAAGTTCCTCTCCGCCGACGTCAGCCCGGTGAATTACGGAGGCTACATCGACCGCCAGCTGGACGCCCTCTACGTCCGGCAGAGCCGGACACCGGACAAGGCACAGCGCGCCGCCCTGGTCCACCAGTTCGAGCGCCGCGTCCTGGACGAGCAGGCCTACGCCTTCTACGTGCTGTGGTGGCAGCGCATCATCCCCTACTGGAAGACCCTGCGCGGCTACAAGACCACGACGAACCACTACGTGGAGCCCGACCTGGCCGAGTACTGGCTGGCGGAGTAG
- a CDS encoding DUF1116 domain-containing protein, protein MDAAPAANTELMNIDEANRTAVQRILEATPVLTGIAPAGEVIPRMRRNLVLHAGPPIEWARMSGPLRGAVIGGLIYEGLARNEEEAVAIVERGDVTFAPCHHHQTVGPMAGVTTASMPVYIVENRAAGNRAYSTLNEGYGKVLRYGAYGEDVLARLRWLRDVYAPIAGRALERSGGIDMKTMIAQQIQMGDEGHNRNRAGSALFARLLAPHLARTGARSEDLAAVFEYLAGNDLAILNPVMAACKAMTDAAHGVPGSTVVTAMARNGTDFGIRVSGLGDRWFTAPAEIPVGLFFPGYTQDDANPDIGDSTITETAGIGGFAMAAAPAIVKFVGGTAKMALEATLEMYEITVAENPAFGIPQLEFRGTPTGIDIRKVVRTGITPRVNTGIAHRRAGVGQIGAGLVRPPLACFEQAVEAMVATLEEPGG, encoded by the coding sequence GTGGACGCGGCGCCGGCGGCCAATACAGAACTCATGAACATCGACGAGGCGAACCGCACCGCAGTCCAGCGCATCCTTGAAGCCACTCCCGTCCTGACCGGCATTGCGCCGGCCGGTGAGGTCATTCCGAGGATGCGGCGGAATCTCGTCCTGCACGCCGGTCCGCCCATCGAGTGGGCGCGCATGTCCGGCCCGCTCCGCGGCGCGGTGATCGGGGGGCTGATCTACGAAGGGCTGGCCCGCAACGAGGAGGAGGCGGTGGCGATCGTCGAGCGGGGCGACGTGACCTTCGCCCCGTGTCACCACCACCAGACCGTCGGGCCGATGGCGGGGGTGACGACCGCCTCGATGCCGGTGTACATCGTGGAGAACCGCGCCGCGGGCAACCGCGCCTACTCCACCCTCAACGAAGGGTACGGGAAGGTCCTGCGCTACGGCGCCTACGGCGAGGATGTGCTGGCCCGGCTGCGCTGGCTGCGCGACGTCTACGCGCCCATCGCCGGCCGGGCGCTGGAGCGCTCCGGCGGGATCGACATGAAAACCATGATCGCCCAGCAGATCCAGATGGGCGACGAGGGCCACAACCGCAACCGCGCCGGCTCGGCGCTGTTCGCGCGCCTGCTGGCCCCCCACCTGGCCCGCACCGGCGCGCGGAGCGAGGACCTGGCCGCGGTGTTCGAGTACCTGGCCGGAAACGACCTGGCCATTCTCAATCCCGTCATGGCCGCCTGCAAGGCGATGACCGACGCCGCGCACGGAGTCCCCGGCAGCACCGTCGTCACGGCGATGGCCCGGAACGGCACCGACTTCGGCATCCGCGTCAGCGGCCTGGGAGACCGCTGGTTCACCGCGCCGGCGGAGATTCCCGTGGGCCTCTTCTTCCCCGGCTACACCCAGGACGACGCCAACCCCGACATCGGCGACAGCACCATCACCGAGACCGCGGGCATCGGCGGTTTCGCCATGGCCGCCGCGCCGGCGATCGTGAAGTTCGTGGGGGGCACGGCGAAGATGGCTCTGGAGGCGACGCTGGAGATGTACGAGATCACCGTCGCCGAGAACCCCGCCTTCGGCATCCCCCAGCTGGAGTTCCGCGGCACGCCCACCGGGATCGACATCCGCAAGGTCGTCCGCACCGGCATCACCCCGCGGGTGAACACGGGGATCGCGCACCGCCGCGCCGGCGTGGGCCAGATCGGCGCCGGCCTGGTCCGCCCGCCGCTGGCCTGCTTCGAGCAGGCCGTCGAGGCGATGGTGGCGACGCTGGAGGAGCCGGGTGGATGA
- the fdrA gene encoding acyl-CoA synthetase FdrA codes for MGQGNGGLRWNTHNDAAGAGIRGEEVLRSRIKTSAYFDSVTLMLVQREIRTLPGVREAGVVMGTDANKELLREAGLLAPEVAASARPDDLIVAVEAEDEASAEAALSRADEALAQRRATPTAGAYRPKTVATAARTLAGANLALISVPGRFAAGVAREALAAGLHAMLFSDNVPVEAEVELKRTAASRGLLVMGPDCGTAILGGAALGFANGVRRGPIGIVGAAGTGIQEVSTLIHRGGSGVSHAVGTGGRDLSAAVGGATALWALAALAADPDTDVIVFISKPPAARVASTLLAAAQATGKPVVVNFIGAAVPSSGRLFGAATLEDAAETAVRLATGSAPSWPRRRALPAQEALRLARGQRYIRGLYSGGTLCYEALAVLERHIGPVYSNTPLRPDRLLSSALQSREHTVIDMGSDEFTVGRLHPMLDPELRQQRLLREAADPEVAVILMDVVLGWGAHPDPAGQFAPVIRRAREAARSAGRWLPIIVSVTGTDLDPQSYDDQVQALIDAGALVPSSHVEGVRLAALIAEAAGSRGEPCAPTAVPPAAEAVTLPNAAGIIPLLAHPPKVVNVGLELFADSLRTQGVDVVSVDWQPPAGGRQRLLEMLDKLGA; via the coding sequence ATGGGACAAGGGAACGGCGGCCTGCGGTGGAACACCCACAACGACGCCGCCGGAGCCGGGATCCGAGGTGAAGAGGTGCTCCGCAGCCGGATCAAGACCAGCGCCTACTTCGATTCCGTGACGCTGATGCTCGTGCAGCGGGAGATCCGTACCCTGCCCGGGGTGCGCGAGGCCGGGGTGGTGATGGGCACCGACGCCAACAAGGAGTTGCTGCGGGAGGCCGGGCTGCTCGCTCCGGAGGTCGCCGCGTCGGCGCGTCCCGACGACCTCATCGTGGCGGTGGAGGCGGAGGACGAAGCCTCCGCCGAGGCGGCGCTGTCGCGGGCCGACGAGGCGCTGGCGCAGCGGCGCGCGACCCCGACCGCAGGCGCCTATCGGCCGAAGACCGTCGCCACCGCGGCGCGGACCCTGGCCGGAGCGAACCTGGCGTTGATCTCCGTCCCCGGGCGGTTCGCCGCCGGGGTGGCCCGGGAGGCCCTGGCCGCGGGCCTGCACGCGATGCTTTTCAGCGACAACGTGCCGGTGGAGGCCGAGGTGGAGTTGAAACGCACCGCCGCCTCCCGCGGGCTGCTGGTCATGGGCCCGGACTGCGGGACGGCGATCCTGGGCGGAGCGGCGTTGGGGTTTGCCAACGGCGTGCGGCGCGGTCCGATCGGGATCGTCGGCGCCGCGGGGACCGGAATCCAGGAGGTGAGCACGCTGATCCACCGCGGCGGGTCGGGCGTCTCGCACGCCGTCGGGACGGGCGGCCGCGACCTCTCCGCCGCCGTGGGCGGCGCCACCGCGCTGTGGGCACTCGCCGCGCTGGCCGCGGATCCCGACACCGACGTGATCGTCTTCATCTCCAAGCCGCCGGCGGCCCGGGTCGCCTCGACGCTGCTGGCCGCGGCCCAGGCCACGGGGAAGCCTGTGGTTGTGAATTTCATCGGCGCCGCCGTGCCCTCGTCCGGCCGCCTCTTCGGCGCCGCGACGCTCGAGGACGCCGCGGAGACCGCCGTGCGGCTGGCCACGGGATCGGCGCCGTCCTGGCCGCGCCGCCGCGCGCTCCCCGCGCAGGAGGCGCTGCGCCTGGCCCGTGGGCAGCGCTACATCCGCGGGCTGTACAGCGGCGGGACGCTGTGCTACGAGGCCCTGGCGGTCCTGGAGCGGCACATCGGTCCCGTCTACTCCAACACGCCGCTGCGGCCCGATCGCCTGCTGTCCTCCGCCCTGCAGAGCCGGGAGCACACCGTGATCGACATGGGCAGCGACGAGTTCACCGTGGGGCGGCTGCATCCCATGCTCGATCCGGAGTTGCGCCAGCAGCGGCTGCTGCGCGAGGCGGCCGACCCCGAGGTGGCCGTCATTCTGATGGACGTGGTGCTGGGGTGGGGGGCCCACCCGGATCCGGCGGGGCAGTTCGCGCCCGTCATCCGTCGGGCGCGGGAGGCGGCCCGGTCGGCCGGGCGGTGGCTCCCGATCATCGTCAGCGTGACCGGGACCGACCTCGACCCGCAGTCCTACGACGATCAGGTCCAGGCCCTGATCGACGCCGGCGCCCTGGTGCCCTCCAGCCATGTCGAGGGGGTCCGTCTGGCCGCATTGATCGCCGAGGCCGCGGGAAGCCGCGGCGAGCCCTGCGCACCGACTGCGGTTCCGCCGGCGGCGGAGGCGGTGACGCTCCCGAATGCGGCGGGGATCATCCCGCTGCTGGCCCATCCGCCGAAGGTCGTCAACGTCGGGCTGGAGCTGTTCGCCGACAGTCTGCGCACCCAGGGGGTCGACGTCGTCTCGGTGGACTGGCAGCCGCCGGCCGGAGGCAGGCAGCGGCTGCTGGAGATGCTGGACAAACTCGGGGCCTGA
- a CDS encoding DUF3105 domain-containing protein: protein MRRASEAEQRERRRRRVFVYGGITAVGVLVVVAWALRANLRPEPAAVATAVRGASGRPAAPAPRPQIVKVADQGRAHVLPGAPHPPYNSNPPTSGWHYATTAAWGFHNAELPDELIVHNLEHGGIWISYKDAEDAEVVDALVGLSREYRTKVIITHRPRNDSRIAVAAWGHLMKLDRFDRAAIVNFIARFKNKGPEFVPD from the coding sequence GTGCGCCGGGCATCCGAAGCGGAGCAACGCGAGCGCCGCAGGCGGCGCGTCTTCGTCTACGGCGGGATTACGGCCGTGGGTGTTCTTGTGGTAGTCGCCTGGGCCCTCCGGGCCAACCTGCGGCCTGAGCCCGCGGCGGTGGCCACCGCGGTCCGGGGAGCTTCCGGCCGTCCGGCCGCGCCAGCGCCGCGCCCGCAGATCGTCAAAGTGGCCGACCAGGGTCGGGCTCACGTCCTACCCGGCGCGCCGCACCCTCCCTACAACTCCAATCCCCCGACGTCCGGCTGGCACTACGCGACGACCGCAGCCTGGGGCTTCCACAACGCCGAGCTGCCCGACGAACTCATCGTCCACAATCTCGAGCACGGCGGGATCTGGATCAGTTACAAAGATGCCGAGGATGCTGAGGTCGTCGACGCCCTGGTGGGATTGAGCCGGGAGTATCGGACCAAGGTAATCATCACCCACCGCCCCCGCAACGACAGCCGGATCGCCGTGGCCGCCTGGGGGCATCTCATGAAGCTGGACCGCTTCGACCGCGCCGCCATCGTCAACTTCATCGCCCGCTTCAAGAACAAAGGCCCCGAGTTCGTCCCCGACTAG
- a CDS encoding M23 family metallopeptidase — protein sequence MLRLAVLLLLLLLSALPPGEAAPLLQLSDAIIDQGRALRVTVRGTLPDGTEVRFAGRRWPLYGAGGLHLTYVAADARTAAGAYALSVVAQDRVLARRTVRVRWVAWRQRRLSLDPDKAALFTPEMVAEEQRKVAAALQVLEPRQRWEGAFLLPVDAPVSSPYGVQSVYNGTVRGFHRGTDFAAPEGTPVRAANHGIVRLAEPLPLSGDAVFVDHGLGVLTGYFHMSRILVTPGQRVRRGDLVGRVGSTGVTTGAHLHWALRINGLYVDPLPWSAEGAP from the coding sequence GTGCTCCGGCTGGCGGTTCTCCTCCTGCTCCTCCTGCTGTCCGCGCTCCCTCCGGGCGAGGCCGCGCCGCTGCTCCAGTTGAGCGATGCGATCATCGACCAGGGGCGGGCGCTGCGGGTGACCGTGCGCGGGACCCTTCCCGACGGGACCGAAGTGCGGTTTGCGGGCCGCCGCTGGCCGCTCTACGGCGCCGGAGGTCTTCACCTTACCTATGTCGCCGCCGACGCCCGCACCGCGGCGGGGGCCTATGCCCTCAGCGTCGTGGCGCAGGACCGGGTTCTGGCCCGGCGGACCGTCCGGGTCAGATGGGTGGCCTGGCGCCAGCGCCGCCTGAGCCTGGATCCCGACAAGGCGGCGCTGTTCACCCCCGAGATGGTGGCCGAGGAGCAGCGCAAGGTGGCCGCCGCGTTGCAGGTCCTGGAACCACGGCAGCGGTGGGAGGGGGCATTCCTCCTGCCGGTGGATGCGCCGGTTTCCTCGCCCTACGGGGTGCAGAGCGTCTACAACGGCACGGTCCGCGGGTTCCACCGCGGGACGGACTTTGCGGCGCCCGAGGGGACGCCTGTGCGCGCCGCCAACCACGGGATCGTCCGTCTCGCCGAGCCCCTGCCCCTGTCGGGGGACGCCGTTTTCGTAGACCACGGCCTCGGCGTGCTCACCGGATACTTTCACATGTCCCGGATCCTGGTGACGCCGGGGCAGCGCGTGCGTCGAGGAGACCTCGTCGGCCGTGTGGGAAGCACCGGCGTCACCACCGGCGCCCACCTGCACTGGGCCCTTCGGATCAACGGCCTGTACGTGGATCCGCTGCCCTGGAGCGCAGAGGGGGCCCCGTAG
- a CDS encoding P1 family peptidase: MPRLREFLALGTLGTGPLNAITDVPGVLVGHAALRGDRLATGVTAVLPHGRNLYQEKVTAAAAVLNGYGKSTGLMQIEELGMVETPILLTSTLNVPRVADALLTYMMAQDPAIGVAETVNPVVLECFDGYLNDARARAVGEREVLQAVGSARGGPVEEGCVGAGVGMRCQGFKSGVGTASRRVDPPGYTLGVLAVPNFGFPGDLVVAGVPVGRELQAASQPAERGSCVFVVAVDAPLSAVDLRRIAWRCFLGMARTGAISGQTSGDLAVAFTTHPRQERHDRTVLNGLFRAAVEAAEEAILNALFMAESMTGRDGHEMPALPIPRVLEILRRHGVTVN; the protein is encoded by the coding sequence ATGCCCCGACTGCGCGAGTTCCTGGCCCTGGGGACGCTGGGGACAGGTCCATTGAACGCGATTACCGACGTCCCCGGCGTCCTGGTCGGGCACGCCGCATTGCGCGGCGACCGCCTGGCCACCGGGGTCACCGCGGTCCTGCCCCACGGGCGCAACCTCTACCAGGAGAAGGTGACGGCGGCGGCCGCGGTGCTGAACGGCTACGGGAAGTCCACGGGGCTGATGCAGATCGAGGAACTGGGGATGGTGGAGACGCCGATCCTGCTCACCAGCACCCTCAACGTCCCGCGCGTGGCCGACGCGCTGCTCACGTACATGATGGCGCAGGATCCCGCGATCGGCGTCGCCGAGACGGTCAACCCCGTGGTCCTGGAGTGCTTTGACGGGTACCTGAACGATGCGCGGGCCCGGGCGGTAGGCGAGCGGGAGGTGCTCCAGGCCGTCGGGTCGGCCCGCGGCGGCCCGGTGGAAGAAGGGTGCGTGGGAGCCGGCGTGGGGATGCGCTGCCAGGGGTTCAAATCCGGGGTCGGCACCGCGTCGCGTCGGGTCGACCCGCCCGGCTACACCCTCGGCGTGCTCGCCGTGCCGAACTTCGGCTTTCCCGGCGACCTGGTCGTCGCCGGGGTCCCCGTCGGGCGCGAGCTGCAGGCCGCCTCCCAGCCGGCGGAGCGCGGCTCCTGCGTCTTCGTCGTCGCCGTCGACGCCCCCCTGAGCGCCGTGGACCTGCGCCGGATCGCCTGGCGGTGCTTCCTCGGCATGGCCCGCACCGGCGCCATCAGCGGGCAGACCAGCGGCGATCTGGCCGTCGCCTTCACCACCCATCCGCGCCAGGAGCGCCATGACCGCACGGTGCTGAACGGGCTGTTCCGCGCCGCGGTGGAGGCGGCCGAAGAAGCGATCCTCAACGCGTTGTTCATGGCCGAGTCCATGACGGGGCGCGATGGCCACGAGATGCCCGCGCTGCCGATTCCACGGGTCCTCGAGATCCTGCGCCGCCACGGCGTGACGGTGAACTGA